In a genomic window of Algoriphagus halophilus:
- a CDS encoding amidohydrolase family protein: MKKSLLTLLISALIFSSCNETATEKGADPNQEFDVVILDGRVMDPETNFDGIRNVGVKNGKIAIITEAEISGKETIDASGHVVAPGFIDGHQHCIEPYMYNLMLRDGRTTIMDLEVGAYGPKLDEWYKRHEGNTPLNYGVAVAHELARAAVLDGFNEWEFLYTMDALKTRVKDGWSKTRPNLEQGNEILAQIDEGLRQGGIGIGSTVGYMREGVSTREIYELQKLAGAYGRQIGMHFRGTPGNDVAEVNGIQEMLANAAALGAPAIAIHFNNPGYNLVHELLVKMRERGFNVWGEIYPYAAGSTALNAVFLEPDVWVKSLGNKYEETVQDVATGEWYTQKSREEMLKKEPTRAVIVYKMPKEAIVDWLKMPGVAIGSDGMPLIPFTGLTRNTPYEDLPNVHPRSSGAFAKTLRFGQDNNIPLMQLVSMTSYNYAKPLGDMGLKAMQVRGRMQEGMVADITIFSPENVKDNATYAKGTTPSTGIPYVLVNGVVVVKDSKVMPDTVNPGQAIRFEPVEESKLVPLDIESWQKEFYAVPDDFGGVGLK; encoded by the coding sequence ATGAAAAAATCACTTTTAACCCTCTTGATTTCTGCACTTATTTTCAGCAGCTGTAATGAGACTGCAACAGAAAAGGGGGCAGATCCGAATCAGGAATTTGACGTTGTCATCCTTGACGGACGCGTAATGGACCCAGAAACCAATTTTGACGGTATCAGAAATGTCGGAGTTAAAAACGGTAAAATTGCGATCATCACTGAAGCTGAAATCTCTGGAAAAGAAACCATTGATGCTTCTGGACATGTTGTTGCCCCCGGTTTTATTGACGGGCATCAGCATTGTATAGAGCCGTATATGTATAACCTCATGCTTCGCGATGGTCGAACCACCATTATGGATTTGGAGGTGGGAGCCTACGGACCCAAATTAGATGAGTGGTACAAACGCCATGAAGGGAATACTCCTTTAAATTATGGAGTTGCCGTAGCACATGAGTTAGCACGTGCCGCAGTACTTGATGGCTTCAATGAGTGGGAATTCTTGTATACCATGGATGCATTAAAAACCCGTGTAAAAGATGGTTGGTCGAAAACAAGACCTAATCTGGAGCAAGGAAACGAAATATTAGCCCAAATTGATGAAGGGTTGCGTCAGGGAGGTATAGGCATCGGTTCTACGGTGGGTTATATGCGTGAGGGGGTGTCTACCCGTGAAATTTATGAACTGCAAAAATTGGCAGGTGCCTATGGTCGTCAAATAGGTATGCACTTTAGAGGTACCCCTGGAAATGATGTTGCCGAAGTAAATGGCATACAGGAAATGTTGGCCAATGCGGCTGCCCTGGGCGCACCAGCTATTGCCATCCATTTCAATAATCCCGGATACAATTTGGTACACGAATTATTGGTTAAAATGCGTGAACGAGGCTTCAATGTATGGGGCGAAATTTATCCTTATGCTGCAGGTTCAACCGCTTTAAATGCCGTTTTTCTCGAGCCCGATGTTTGGGTAAAATCGTTAGGCAACAAATACGAAGAAACCGTGCAAGACGTGGCCACAGGAGAGTGGTACACCCAGAAAAGCCGTGAGGAAATGCTCAAAAAAGAACCCACCAGAGCTGTTATTGTATATAAAATGCCAAAGGAAGCCATTGTTGACTGGCTAAAAATGCCGGGGGTGGCCATTGGTAGCGATGGTATGCCATTAATTCCATTTACGGGTCTGACCAGAAATACACCCTATGAAGACTTGCCCAATGTTCATCCTCGTTCTTCTGGCGCATTTGCGAAAACATTGCGTTTTGGCCAAGACAATAACATTCCATTAATGCAATTGGTGTCCATGACCTCTTACAATTATGCCAAGCCATTAGGCGACATGGGTTTAAAAGCCATGCAGGTACGTGGTCGTATGCAGGAAGGTATGGTGGCTGACATCACCATCTTCAGTCCTGAAAATGTAAAAGACAATGCAACTTATGCAAAGGGCACAACGCCATCGACAGGGATTCCTTATGTTTTAGTTAATGGAGTTGTTGTTGTAAAAGATTCCAAAGTCATGCCCGATACTGTTAATCCGGGTCAAGCGATCCGTTTTGAACCTGTGGAAGAGAGTAAACTTGTCCCTCTGGATATTGAGAGTTGGCAAAAAGAGTTTTATGCTGTACCAGATGATTTTGGTGGAGTGGGCTTAAAGTGA
- a CDS encoding LuxR C-terminal-related transcriptional regulator: MNRSPENFTKIQFVAKSKLYKPALRKEFVNRKALIDQLEANISAPFTLVSASTGCGKSITVSQWIEEKGHNYGWLSLDEEHNDVQVFLTYIVALFKEQWPQRTFHLESLLGGSDLPSNLISALLINDLDETHEPYVLVLDDYHVIREQKIHEIIQEILQFPPEKFHLVILTRRDPPFKMARLRAQNKLLEIRMVDLAFTAEEAIKLRSKIASTITDEQIKSLIQNTEGWITGITVGLMGLKEGISFEKILASLTNSNSIISDLFDEVVYKGLPINIQKYLILTSLLDQFSLELIRTMEAAIDDSDLTQPGCREFIRLSRERNFFLIPLDSTGQWYRYHHLFRSQLNYRTERYFTKEVVERLYKAASGWFEENQMFEESLIYAIRSKDLQFAVTVFNRHRIELFNHDRIQKLNQFISLFPPQAMNDCLEIVLSSAMLQNYNANFVDLAKHIDRAEELSKALDFYKPYDRKLFGELHCLKDIMSFKLGDIERTLFYAEKAMEFIPGDEHYFHRESSVAYYSMALYVKGLKDQALENLDSEFGKFASSDPYYKMRLLQGRCLIHFLEGNTDLLATDGEALKTFAASDIFPAAWMMGAYSLATSLYITNRLDKIGEFHEDLKKHRYRGWPLWIMHFYFIKCLSDMATGKWEELDREITHCEILANEFDQESIKGLVKAFQVEVFLRKGDIDSAVAISPFANFNVGSSFWGLYYIPELTQVKLLILTGKEEKGKELLENLIHSAREFRKNNHLIQCLALKAIVYARESRYEQAKELLCEALALSKDLNHKRTFLDMGWGILPLLKEIGETHADNAHVLSLLNAFEEEKRYSLKKGPEKIITPKKSISGLSKRELEILLLVSRGANNGDIAEELFISLDTVKKHLYRAYQKLYVNNRMAAVRRAQELDLLPEE; this comes from the coding sequence ATGAATAGATCCCCGGAAAATTTCACCAAAATTCAATTCGTTGCGAAGTCCAAACTTTACAAACCTGCTTTAAGGAAAGAGTTTGTAAATCGAAAAGCTCTTATCGACCAGTTGGAGGCCAATATTTCTGCACCATTTACCTTGGTCTCAGCTTCAACAGGTTGTGGTAAAAGCATAACAGTAAGCCAATGGATTGAAGAAAAGGGGCATAATTACGGATGGCTCTCCCTTGATGAGGAACACAATGACGTGCAGGTTTTCCTAACGTATATAGTTGCCTTATTCAAAGAACAATGGCCGCAAAGAACCTTCCATTTGGAATCTTTGCTTGGAGGAAGTGATCTTCCATCAAATTTAATTTCTGCCCTTCTGATCAATGATTTGGATGAAACTCACGAGCCTTATGTTCTGGTTCTGGATGACTATCATGTCATCAGAGAACAGAAAATTCATGAAATCATTCAGGAAATTTTGCAGTTTCCTCCTGAGAAATTTCATTTGGTGATTCTGACCCGACGGGACCCTCCATTTAAAATGGCTAGGCTAAGGGCACAGAATAAGCTTTTGGAGATCAGAATGGTGGATCTCGCATTTACTGCGGAGGAGGCAATAAAACTTCGATCTAAAATTGCTTCCACCATTACGGATGAACAAATAAAGTCCTTAATCCAGAATACAGAAGGATGGATTACGGGAATCACTGTAGGACTTATGGGATTAAAAGAGGGGATTTCATTTGAGAAAATTCTGGCATCTCTGACAAATAGCAATTCCATAATTTCGGACCTGTTTGATGAAGTTGTCTACAAGGGATTGCCAATAAATATCCAAAAATACCTGATTTTGACTTCCTTGTTGGATCAATTCTCATTGGAATTGATCAGAACTATGGAAGCAGCCATAGATGACAGTGACCTCACACAGCCCGGGTGTAGGGAATTTATAAGATTGTCAAGGGAGCGTAATTTCTTTCTTATCCCACTTGATTCTACGGGCCAATGGTACCGGTATCACCACTTATTCAGGAGCCAGCTGAATTATCGAACCGAACGCTATTTTACCAAGGAAGTTGTTGAGCGTCTCTATAAAGCAGCAAGTGGTTGGTTTGAGGAAAACCAAATGTTTGAAGAATCACTGATATATGCAATTAGATCAAAGGATCTTCAATTTGCTGTGACAGTTTTTAACAGACATCGAATTGAATTGTTTAATCACGATAGGATCCAAAAACTGAATCAGTTTATTTCCCTTTTCCCCCCTCAGGCGATGAATGATTGCCTTGAAATAGTACTTAGTTCGGCAATGTTACAAAACTACAATGCCAACTTTGTGGATTTGGCAAAACACATCGATCGCGCCGAAGAGCTATCCAAAGCGTTGGATTTCTACAAACCCTACGATAGGAAGTTGTTTGGTGAGTTACACTGTTTAAAGGATATTATGTCCTTCAAATTAGGAGATATTGAGCGAACACTATTTTATGCGGAGAAAGCGATGGAGTTCATCCCTGGGGATGAACACTATTTTCATCGGGAATCCTCTGTGGCCTATTATTCCATGGCCTTGTACGTCAAGGGTTTAAAAGATCAGGCTTTGGAGAATCTGGATAGTGAGTTCGGAAAATTTGCGTCTTCGGACCCCTATTATAAGATGCGCTTGTTGCAGGGAAGATGTTTAATTCATTTTCTGGAAGGAAATACGGACCTGTTGGCAACTGATGGCGAAGCCCTTAAAACGTTTGCTGCCTCAGACATATTCCCCGCTGCTTGGATGATGGGCGCGTATAGTTTAGCTACTTCGCTATACATTACTAACCGTCTTGATAAAATCGGGGAATTCCATGAAGATTTAAAAAAACACCGCTATAGAGGTTGGCCCTTATGGATCATGCACTTTTATTTTATAAAGTGTCTTTCAGACATGGCTACAGGTAAATGGGAGGAACTAGACCGTGAAATTACTCACTGCGAAATTCTGGCAAATGAATTTGACCAGGAATCGATTAAGGGATTGGTGAAAGCATTTCAAGTGGAAGTGTTTCTGAGAAAAGGTGATATTGATAGCGCGGTTGCTATTTCACCATTCGCAAACTTCAATGTAGGCTCTTCTTTTTGGGGGCTCTATTATATACCGGAATTAACTCAGGTAAAGCTCCTCATTTTAACAGGTAAAGAGGAAAAGGGAAAAGAACTCCTTGAAAATTTAATTCATTCTGCAAGGGAGTTTCGCAAAAATAATCACCTTATTCAATGCCTTGCACTGAAGGCAATTGTGTATGCAAGGGAATCTCGGTATGAGCAGGCAAAGGAACTCCTTTGTGAAGCACTTGCACTGTCAAAAGATTTAAATCATAAGCGTACCTTCCTAGATATGGGATGGGGGATACTTCCTTTATTGAAGGAAATTGGCGAAACCCACGCAGATAATGCACACGTCCTAAGTCTTTTAAATGCCTTTGAAGAAGAAAAACGTTACTCCCTTAAAAAAGGTCCTGAAAAAATCATAACGCCCAAAAAATCTATATCAGGTTTATCAAAACGTGAATTGGAAATTCTTTTGCTTGTTTCCCGTGGTGCCAATAATGGGGATATTGCAGAGGAATTATTCATTTCCCTGGACACCGTTAAAAAACACCTCTACAGGGCTTACCAGAAACTTTATGTCAATAATCGAATGGCAGCGGTCCGCAGGGCTCAGGAACTCGATTTATTGCCCGAGGAGTAG
- a CDS encoding DUF6090 family protein: protein MLKFFRKIRQHMLVENKFTKYLLYAFGEIILVVIGILIALSINNWNEERKNNLEETAILESLDKNLILAKKQSEALVSAERETKGVLLVVLGLDSIKSNLDDLTITDKIFKDAFWNLENDIPVINTYTDLKNTNKLGLIKNQKIKEKFTSLEVNLNELRGMLEDRLNVQQIRIDDIAENEINFIPLIKSAIPSINITNETQNDYKSILSDQRIRNLLGIKLNMTQDVLDYRVNLDNDISELTMLIESELKETNERGTKL from the coding sequence ATGTTAAAATTCTTCAGAAAAATTCGGCAACATATGTTGGTTGAAAACAAGTTCACGAAATATCTACTTTATGCATTTGGGGAAATTATCCTGGTGGTAATTGGAATTCTAATTGCATTATCTATCAATAATTGGAATGAGGAGCGAAAAAACAACCTGGAAGAAACCGCCATCCTAGAAAGTCTGGATAAAAATTTAATTCTGGCAAAAAAACAATCCGAGGCCTTAGTTTCTGCTGAAAGGGAAACAAAGGGCGTTCTGTTAGTGGTTCTAGGGCTAGACTCAATCAAGTCAAATCTGGATGATCTTACGATTACAGATAAGATTTTCAAAGATGCTTTTTGGAATTTAGAAAATGACATACCTGTCATTAATACCTATACCGACCTCAAAAACACCAATAAACTGGGACTTATCAAGAATCAAAAGATTAAAGAAAAATTCACCAGCTTGGAAGTAAATTTAAATGAACTGAGAGGCATGCTAGAAGACCGATTAAATGTGCAACAAATTCGAATTGATGATATTGCTGAAAACGAGATCAATTTTATTCCTCTTATCAAATCAGCCATCCCCTCAATCAACATTACAAATGAAACCCAAAATGATTACAAGAGTATCCTATCCGATCAGCGCATCAGAAACCTGTTAGGTATCAAATTGAATATGACTCAAGATGTATTGGACTACCGAGTGAATTTAGACAATGACATCAGTGAGTTGACTATGCTGATCGAATCAGAATTGAAAGAAACCAATGAAAGAGGTACCAAACTATGA
- a CDS encoding DUF6090 family protein, whose protein sequence is MINFFRKIRQHLLVENKFTKYLLYALGEIILVVIGILIALSINNWNEERKIRNAEIEILRNLKSELNSNLVDLSTINELHKEEFENGIYLLNLFGTDISHISVNKLDSLTSNVLSGYSFEAKDGYIKSLISSNKIDYLKNAELKSYISSFESMILDANQEDGFVRRLLNERFWPATDGKLNALNGLATTGRYEEFPEGTYLSDYEWFFSNREMEDLLANIVAWRKENVLDEQVFKEKIDRMIQIIQAELKDK, encoded by the coding sequence ATGATCAATTTCTTCAGAAAAATTCGTCAACATCTATTGGTTGAAAACAAGTTCACGAAATATCTACTTTATGCACTTGGTGAAATTATCCTGGTGGTAATTGGAATTTTAATTGCGTTATCCATCAATAATTGGAATGAGGAGCGAAAAATCAGGAATGCTGAAATAGAAATTCTCCGAAATTTAAAAAGCGAGTTAAATTCCAATTTGGTAGATCTTTCCACCATCAATGAACTTCATAAGGAAGAATTCGAAAATGGAATTTATCTCTTAAACCTATTTGGAACTGATATATCACATATTTCGGTCAATAAATTGGATTCCCTTACTTCTAATGTCCTTAGCGGATATTCTTTTGAGGCAAAAGATGGATATATCAAATCACTGATTTCCTCCAATAAAATCGACTATCTCAAAAACGCGGAATTGAAATCATACATCTCCTCTTTTGAATCTATGATTTTAGATGCTAATCAGGAAGATGGCTTTGTCAGGAGGCTATTAAATGAGCGTTTTTGGCCAGCAACAGATGGCAAACTGAATGCATTAAATGGTTTGGCAACTACAGGGAGGTATGAAGAATTCCCAGAAGGAACTTATCTTTCTGATTATGAATGGTTTTTCAGTAATCGTGAAATGGAAGATTTGTTAGCCAATATTGTCGCATGGAGAAAAGAGAATGTTTTGGATGAACAAGTTTTCAAAGAGAAAATAGACCGAATGATTCAGATTATCCAGGCTGAATTAAAAGATAAATAA
- a CDS encoding MBL fold metallo-hydrolase, producing the protein MKSTSIIRLLRHATLILEMNGKKLLIDPMLSEKDAMDPIKNCGNDIRIPMVELPIPKSEINTMISEVDAIVITHLHRDHWDVPAKDFTPKNKLIFCSPNDVESLRKQGFENVQSIENTFSWQGIEIHRTSGQHGTGDIGKSMGAVSGFVFKHQKDSIYLAGDTIWCEEVEKVLTNHRPKATILNAGGAKFLTGDPITMTSSDIVKVHEKLPDTKIIAVHMDTINHCFVTREILSKELKSKGLESKIRIPEDGESIEV; encoded by the coding sequence TTGAAGAGCACATCAATCATCAGGCTTCTGAGACATGCTACATTGATTTTGGAGATGAATGGAAAAAAATTACTAATAGACCCCATGCTTTCAGAAAAAGATGCCATGGATCCGATTAAGAATTGCGGGAATGATATAAGGATTCCTATGGTCGAGTTGCCCATTCCCAAATCAGAAATAAACACCATGATTTCTGAAGTGGACGCAATAGTGATTACCCACTTGCATCGAGACCATTGGGACGTTCCAGCAAAAGACTTTACCCCTAAAAACAAACTTATTTTTTGTTCCCCGAATGATGTGGAATCCTTGAGAAAGCAAGGCTTTGAAAATGTCCAAAGCATTGAGAATACGTTCAGTTGGCAAGGAATCGAAATTCATAGAACAAGCGGACAACATGGGACTGGAGATATTGGAAAAAGTATGGGAGCAGTTTCAGGGTTTGTTTTCAAACACCAAAAAGATTCCATCTATTTGGCTGGTGATACCATTTGGTGTGAGGAAGTGGAAAAGGTACTTACCAACCATCGTCCAAAAGCCACAATTCTAAATGCAGGAGGAGCAAAGTTCTTAACTGGTGATCCTATTACCATGACTTCCAGTGATATTGTAAAAGTTCATGAAAAGCTTCCCGATACAAAGATCATCGCAGTCCATATGGACACCATTAACCATTGTTTTGTAACGAGGGAAATTCTATCTAAAGAATTAAAATCCAAAGGTTTAGAATCCAAAATAAGGATTCCAGAAGACGGCGAATCAATTGAGGTTTAA
- a CDS encoding sugar phosphate isomerase/epimerase family protein — MKLSLLTLLFSISLMVCNAQENRPGPQLPPETGETFKVGIAGFTFVRFDLDKTLETLKALDVHYLCIKDFHLPMTSTDAEIAAFHEKLKAHDVTGYAVGPIYMKSEEQIDKAFEYAKRVGVKLIVGVPNVELLPYVDKKVKEYDFKFAIHLHGPDINIYQDADDVWNHTKDLDPRIGMCLDIGHDTRNGKDPVADMEKYHSRVFDMHIKDVTGPSKQGYSLEVGRGIIDFPSMVRMIRKVGYTGVCSLEHERNMDNPFMGIAESLGYFRGVIETTKE; from the coding sequence ATGAAATTATCCTTATTAACTCTTTTGTTTTCAATCTCCCTGATGGTTTGCAATGCGCAGGAAAACAGACCAGGACCACAGCTTCCGCCAGAAACTGGTGAAACATTTAAAGTAGGAATTGCGGGCTTTACCTTCGTGAGATTTGACCTCGACAAGACACTGGAAACATTGAAAGCATTGGATGTACATTACCTATGCATCAAAGATTTTCATTTGCCGATGACTAGCACTGATGCTGAAATTGCAGCTTTTCATGAAAAACTAAAAGCACACGACGTCACAGGATATGCTGTCGGTCCTATCTATATGAAATCAGAAGAGCAAATAGATAAGGCATTTGAGTATGCAAAACGAGTTGGGGTAAAGCTGATCGTGGGTGTTCCTAATGTGGAACTGCTTCCATATGTAGACAAAAAAGTGAAGGAGTATGATTTTAAATTTGCCATTCATTTGCACGGGCCAGATATCAATATTTATCAGGATGCCGACGATGTCTGGAACCATACCAAAGATCTCGATCCGAGAATTGGAATGTGCCTGGACATTGGACATGACACGAGAAATGGTAAAGACCCGGTTGCGGATATGGAAAAATATCACAGCCGCGTGTTTGACATGCACATTAAGGACGTGACAGGACCATCAAAACAGGGTTATTCACTAGAAGTAGGCCGAGGTATCATAGATTTTCCTTCCATGGTGAGGATGATCAGAAAAGTGGGTTACACCGGAGTATGCAGTTTGGAACATGAGCGGAATATGGATAATCCATTTATGGGAATTGCCGAATCCCTCGGTTATTTCCGTGGAGTTATTGAAACAACCAAAGAATAA